The Dyadobacter sp. 676 DNA window TCAATGGTCAGGGGGGCAGGAATGGCCAGGAAAGTGGTGAGGGCAGGGTGCAGTCGCATACTTTGGATTTCCTGCTGGGCCATGATTCCATTCCCGTGCCTTCGGTACGGAGAAAATCCCTGCATTTCCTGGAAATTAAAGGGGCGCGGGAGAATAATTTGAAAGAGCTGGACGTCAAAATCCCTTTAAACAACCTGACCGTCGTCACCGGGGTAAGTGGTTCGGGAAAATCCACATTGATCCGTAAAATTCTCTATCCCGCATTAATGCGCCTCAAAGGTGAATTCAGTGAAGATGTAGGAAGGTTCGACGAGCTCACCGGCAGTGTCGATCGCATCGAGGCCGTTGAGATGATCGACCAGAACCCGATCGGTAAATCGTCGCGCTCGAACCCGGTTACCTATATCAAAGCTTACGACTACATCCGCCAGATGATGTCCGAACAGCCGCTTTCGAAAGCGAGAGGCTACAAACCTTCGCATTTCTCGTTCAATGTCGACGGCGGCCGCTGCGAGATATGCCAGGGCGAGGGCGAGGTGAAAATCGAAATGCAGTTCATGGCCGATATTTATCTGACCTGCGAAGGCTGTAACGGCAAACGTTTCAAGCAGGAAATACAGGAGGTCCGGTACCATGACAAGGACATTGCCGAAATCCTCGACATGACCGTCGACGAAGCTATCGAGTTTTTCAGGGAAGCCGAGCCGAAGCTGGCCGATAAACTGCTGCCTTTGCAGGAAGTAGGGCTCGGCTATGTAGGGCTCGGCCAATCTTCAAACACATTGTCGGGTGGTGAGGCACAACGCGTAAAACTGGCCTCGTTCCTCGGAAAAGGTTCTTCCAATAAAGGTAAAACGCTTTTCATTTTCGACGAACCGACCACCGGTTTGCATTTCCACGACATTAAAAAGCTCCTCAAAGCCATCAATGCATTGGTAGAGCAAGGCGACAGCGTGATCATTATCGAGCATAATATGGAGGTCATCAAAAGCGCCGACTGGATCATCGACCTCGGTCCTGAGGGCGGTGAAAACGGCGGTAACCTCACATTCGCCGGCACACCGGAAGAGATGGTCAAGCTGGAAGGTAATTATACGGCCCGATTTTTGAGGGAAAAAATTTGAAACGTGAAGTATGTCACTTATCTTAGTGACATACTTCATTCAAAATAGCTATGTCAGCACCACCCGTCCGATTTTTCGAGGAAGAATTCGTTCCGTACGGCAAGCAGCCGGCTTCCGAATTTGCGGTGATCAAAACATCGCGGGAAGGGATGTTGCGCTCCGCTGCCGATGAAATATCGGGTCTTGTAGGGCTGACAGACAATGAAATTGCCTATGTGCTCGGCATGACGCCCCGTAACCTGCACCGCATTCAGGGGGACAGGCGGCTGGGAACCGATGCTTCGGAGCGGCTGCTGTTGCTCCGCAATATCCTTTTACACGCGCTGGATACCTTTGATGGCAAAGAAAGTGTGGTGAGGCATTGGCTGCGGAC harbors:
- a CDS encoding antitoxin Xre/MbcA/ParS toxin-binding domain-containing protein, yielding MSAPPVRFFEEEFVPYGKQPASEFAVIKTSREGMLRSAADEISGLVGLTDNEIAYVLGMTPRNLHRIQGDRRLGTDASERLLLLRNILLHALDTFDGKESVVRHWLRTPISALNDQSPLQMMDTVTGFGLVDDVLGRLDYGLPA